A stretch of the Candidatus Jettenia sp. AMX2 genome encodes the following:
- a CDS encoding glycosyltransferase family 2 protein gives MEKLVSVVIPTFNREHTIVRALQSVLNQTYKNLEILIVDDKSTDNTMKVLQNFKDGRLQYIKHTSNRGGSAARNSGIKIARGEYIAFLDSDDEWLPEKIEKQLNLFSESDGTLGVSYTGFYVVNEYGEINEQRIPKDKGNLFSKLLERNSIGTTSTILVKTCYLKKIEGFDETLPSCQDWDLYLRLSRICTFDFNAEPLVKYLRSKNSERITNKKLAVITGYNKIFDKHKINNLPKGIRAKHYFYRGKIFLYVIDNKQYALFNFLKAFCLTLNIKYLKGIIHIFRKIVMEGF, from the coding sequence ATGGAAAAATTAGTTTCTGTAGTAATTCCTACGTTTAATAGAGAACATACAATTGTTCGGGCATTACAGAGCGTATTAAATCAGACATATAAAAATCTTGAAATCCTTATTGTCGATGATAAATCTACTGATAATACAATGAAGGTATTGCAGAATTTTAAAGATGGCAGGTTACAATATATAAAACATACCAGTAATCGGGGAGGAAGCGCTGCAAGAAATTCAGGAATAAAGATAGCACGGGGAGAATATATAGCCTTTCTGGATAGTGACGATGAATGGTTGCCGGAAAAAATTGAGAAACAATTAAATCTATTTTCCGAATCAGACGGTACTTTAGGCGTTTCTTATACCGGTTTTTATGTTGTAAATGAATATGGAGAGATAAATGAGCAAAGGATTCCTAAAGATAAGGGCAATCTGTTTTCTAAGCTGCTTGAAAGGAATAGTATTGGAACAACTTCAACAATCCTTGTAAAAACTTGTTATTTAAAAAAAATAGAGGGCTTTGATGAGACTTTACCGAGTTGCCAGGATTGGGATTTATATCTGAGATTAAGTAGAATTTGTACGTTTGATTTTAACGCTGAACCTTTAGTGAAATATTTGAGGTCTAAAAATTCAGAAAGAATAACTAATAAAAAACTGGCAGTAATTACCGGGTATAATAAGATATTTGATAAACATAAGATAAACAATTTACCAAAAGGAATACGGGCGAAGCATTATTTTTACCGTGGAAAAATATTTTTATATGTTATAGACAATAAACAATATGCGTTATTTAATTTTTTGAAGGCATTCTGTTTAACTCTCAATATAAAATATCTGAAGGGAATCATACATATTTTTCGAAAAATAGTTATGGAAGGTTTTTAA
- a CDS encoding radical SAM protein produces MRIFSFPQLQNYLLAKYGHKSYVCKNEPIQICLYVTDRCTLSCKWCLRQSSQGKYSSQRHDMSFEQAKKILQYFPKAAHLSLAGFGEPLMVEHLFKITAEFKKRPMRVSMITNGTLLLDRMDDILHAEFYGIEVSLNSLDAIDYKLTCGGNENTFNNVLKGIQLLAEKRKSAKPYLSLSFVLTRDLFHRTPEIIKFAEEAKVDRLTLHNLIPHDNYSDYTGVLTTDNEEFVAKFSEWKRAKKKVQVDWPRLVKKGLKSPARICKPSWVWLGIDMEGNTAGCSRAMGTCKDYGNVFQEGKEVWNNEFRKKLRASFLKRNEFLFDCCKTCVEIQP; encoded by the coding sequence ATGAGGATATTTTCCTTTCCACAACTTCAAAATTATCTTTTAGCAAAATACGGACATAAATCTTATGTGTGCAAGAATGAGCCTATACAGATTTGCCTCTATGTAACCGACAGATGTACTTTGTCATGCAAGTGGTGTCTCAGGCAGTCTTCGCAAGGTAAATACTCCAGTCAAAGACATGATATGTCGTTTGAACAGGCGAAGAAGATACTGCAATATTTCCCTAAAGCTGCCCATTTGAGCCTGGCTGGTTTTGGAGAACCCTTGATGGTTGAGCATCTATTTAAAATTACCGCAGAATTTAAGAAGCGGCCAATGAGGGTAAGCATGATAACGAATGGGACGCTTTTGCTGGATAGAATGGATGATATTTTACATGCTGAATTTTACGGTATTGAGGTTAGTCTCAATTCTTTAGATGCCATAGATTATAAACTAACATGCGGAGGGAATGAAAATACCTTTAACAACGTGCTGAAAGGTATTCAGTTATTGGCAGAAAAACGTAAATCTGCAAAACCGTACCTCAGTCTTTCTTTTGTACTCACGCGTGATCTATTTCATCGTACGCCAGAAATTATTAAATTTGCCGAAGAGGCAAAAGTTGACCGTCTAACCTTGCACAATCTGATACCACATGATAACTACAGTGATTATACCGGCGTATTAACTACCGATAATGAAGAATTTGTTGCAAAATTTTCTGAATGGAAGAGAGCAAAGAAAAAAGTTCAGGTAGACTGGCCCAGGTTGGTCAAAAAGGGATTGAAAAGTCCTGCAAGGATATGTAAACCTTCGTGGGTTTGGCTTGGTATTGATATGGAAGGCAATACAGCCGGATGTTCCCGTGCTATGGGTACGTGCAAGGACTATGGGAATGTATTTCAGGAAGGCAAGGAGGTTTGGAACAACGAATTCAGAAAAAAACTAAGAGCCTCTTTTCTGAAGAGAAATGAATTCTTGTTCGATTGTTGTAAAACGTGTGTTGAGATTCAACCATAA
- a CDS encoding glycosyltransferase — MKILFANKYFYRKGGAEYVFFDSAKLLENKGHKIIFFSMHHPKNLTSAYNDYFVSLIDYEKGGIKNKVDVSVKLLYSFEAKRKMEALIKKEKPDVAHLHNIYHQISPSIIHTLKKYHIPIVMTLHDYKITCASYHMLANGRICEACKDGKYYQCFLKRCVKESIVKSLLNTAEMYLHHKLLHIYDLVDIFISPSMFLKNKAEEMGFKGKIMYLPNFVNLQDYDPQYNWRENSIVYFGRLSKEKGLDTLIEAMEGLNIKLKVIGEGPIKERLESRVRSLELKNIEFLGYKSGEELKNEIRKSMFAILPSEWYENNPRAIIEGFALGKPVIGARIGGIPELVKDNETGLTFEAGNSEDLMAKMIHLSKNTAEIEKMGLNARRKVEEEFSTEIHYKKLTNIYRSALNKRFC; from the coding sequence ATGAAAATCTTATTTGCCAACAAATATTTTTATCGTAAAGGTGGGGCTGAATATGTTTTTTTTGATAGTGCAAAGCTTTTGGAAAACAAGGGCCACAAGATTATTTTCTTTTCTATGCACCACCCTAAAAATTTAACGTCAGCATATAATGATTATTTTGTTTCTCTTATAGATTATGAAAAAGGTGGCATTAAAAATAAAGTAGATGTTTCTGTCAAACTCTTATATTCTTTTGAGGCAAAGAGAAAGATGGAAGCATTGATAAAAAAAGAAAAGCCCGATGTAGCTCATCTTCATAATATCTATCATCAGATTTCACCTTCAATAATTCATACTTTAAAAAAATATCATATTCCGATTGTAATGACGCTCCATGATTACAAAATAACTTGTGCCTCCTATCATATGCTAGCCAACGGGAGGATTTGTGAAGCTTGCAAGGATGGAAAATATTATCAATGCTTTTTAAAAAGGTGCGTTAAAGAATCGATAGTAAAAAGTCTTTTAAATACCGCAGAGATGTATTTACACCATAAATTACTCCATATATATGACCTTGTCGATATTTTTATTTCACCGAGTATGTTTCTTAAAAATAAGGCTGAAGAAATGGGATTTAAGGGGAAGATTATGTATCTGCCGAATTTTGTAAACCTGCAGGATTATGACCCGCAATACAATTGGCGAGAAAACTCTATTGTTTATTTTGGCAGACTTTCGAAGGAAAAAGGTTTAGACACCTTAATTGAGGCAATGGAGGGATTAAATATAAAACTTAAGGTTATTGGTGAGGGGCCTATTAAGGAGCGTTTAGAGTCGAGGGTAAGGAGTTTAGAGTTAAAGAATATTGAGTTTCTAGGCTACAAATCAGGAGAGGAGTTGAAAAATGAAATTCGAAAATCGATGTTTGCCATTCTCCCTTCTGAATGGTATGAGAATAATCCCAGAGCGATAATTGAAGGATTTGCTTTGGGGAAGCCTGTGATAGGGGCAAGGATTGGTGGCATTCCAGAATTAGTTAAAGATAATGAGACAGGATTAACATTTGAAGCAGGGAATTCAGAAGATTTAATGGCAAAAATGATTCACCTCTCAAAAAATACCGCTGAGATAGAAAAAATGGGGCTGAATGCAAGAAGGAAAGTGGAAGAAGAGTTCAGCACAGAAATTCACTATAAAAAATTAACCAATATTTATAGGAGTGCTTTGAATAAAAGATTTTGCTGA
- a CDS encoding sulfotransferase domain-containing protein, with protein sequence MIVDLDGKRVNLPDFFIIGAAKCGTTSLYYYLKQHPKIFMPTVKEPRFFYYKGIQKSHLNSVGNNIVFTIEDYINLFKKAKEGQIVGEASPNYLYRYDLVIPNLKEVYGEKYKKLKIIAILRNPAERAYSHWLFFKKLNRENFSFMEAINKKERDYIKQGMYHDMVKSYLNEFRYMRIYLFEDLIKDTGGVIKDLFNFLDVDPNYNVKYEAVVNPSGIPKSEMLVKIINRLNGYFKSVIPDKYKFKFILLRDKIYKKILYKTKLDNSAKNVLIDIFKEDTLKLQNLINRNLKHWVDKF encoded by the coding sequence ATGATTGTGGATTTAGATGGGAAAAGAGTTAATCTGCCTGATTTTTTCATTATAGGTGCTGCAAAGTGCGGAACGACTTCTTTGTATTATTACCTGAAACAACATCCAAAAATTTTCATGCCAACAGTTAAGGAACCACGTTTTTTCTACTACAAAGGTATTCAGAAAAGCCACTTAAATTCTGTTGGTAACAATATAGTCTTTACGATTGAGGACTATATAAATCTTTTTAAAAAGGCAAAAGAAGGACAAATAGTAGGTGAGGCATCCCCAAATTATTTGTATCGATATGATTTAGTAATACCCAATTTAAAAGAAGTATACGGAGAAAAATACAAGAAATTAAAAATTATTGCAATACTTAGAAATCCTGCAGAAAGGGCTTATTCGCATTGGCTTTTTTTTAAGAAACTCAACCGCGAGAATTTTTCTTTTATGGAAGCTATTAATAAAAAAGAAAGAGATTACATAAAGCAAGGAATGTACCATGACATGGTGAAATCATACCTAAATGAGTTTCGTTATATGAGAATATATCTTTTTGAAGATTTAATAAAGGATACAGGTGGAGTAATTAAGGATTTATTTAATTTTCTAGATGTTGACCCAAATTATAATGTCAAATACGAGGCAGTGGTGAATCCTTCAGGCATACCCAAGTCTGAAATGCTTGTTAAAATAATAAATAGATTAAACGGATATTTTAAATCTGTGATACCCGATAAGTATAAATTCAAATTTATATTGTTAAGAGATAAAATCTACAAAAAGATTTTATATAAAACGAAACTGGATAATTCTGCAAAAAATGTACTGATTGATATTTTTAAGGAAGATACCTTAAAATTACAAAATTTGATAAATAGAAATTTGAAACATTGGGTAGATAAGTTTTAA
- a CDS encoding methyltransferase domain-containing protein, with product MKQFKNFFYFMVGLVFMVLNKVRHEIEGYKTPRPFSVKQYDRCIEYDFNVVDTWLNEMRSLTKFAFSIEGKNILELGPGADLGVGLILLAKGARKYNALDVHFLVKNVPSEFYDKLFEEIKKRIPLADINDLKLQLRGFREGKNSRLNYIYDKKFSFSQLKSEKIDVVFSNAAFEHFDNIGKIFEQLSQVVKKDGYILSTIDFQTHTRWIRERDPLNIYRYSDKLYNLLSFKGSPNRLRAYDYIIFLEKFGWEGIKFLPIKKLSQTEWRITKPYLCSRFINYSDMDVLSGILFARKSS from the coding sequence ATGAAACAATTTAAAAATTTCTTTTATTTTATGGTCGGGCTTGTTTTCATGGTACTAAATAAAGTTAGACATGAAATAGAGGGTTATAAAACACCAAGGCCATTTAGCGTTAAACAATATGACAGGTGCATAGAGTATGATTTTAATGTTGTAGATACCTGGCTTAATGAAATGAGAAGTTTGACTAAGTTTGCCTTTTCCATAGAAGGCAAAAATATTCTTGAATTAGGTCCAGGTGCAGATTTAGGTGTTGGTTTAATCCTGTTAGCGAAAGGCGCCAGAAAATATAATGCGCTTGATGTTCATTTTTTAGTGAAAAATGTCCCTTCAGAATTTTACGATAAATTATTCGAAGAAATTAAAAAACGAATTCCTCTGGCGGATATAAATGATTTAAAACTCCAGTTGCGGGGGTTTCGTGAAGGCAAAAACAGTCGTCTCAACTATATTTATGACAAAAAATTTTCATTCTCTCAACTTAAATCAGAGAAAATTGATGTTGTATTTAGTAATGCTGCTTTTGAACATTTTGATAATATTGGAAAAATATTTGAGCAACTCAGTCAAGTAGTCAAAAAAGACGGATATATTCTTTCTACCATTGATTTCCAAACACACACACGATGGATACGCGAAAGAGACCCTCTCAATATTTATAGATATTCTGACAAACTTTATAATTTGTTATCATTTAAAGGCTCTCCAAATAGATTAAGAGCATATGACTACATAATTTTTTTAGAAAAATTTGGATGGGAAGGTATTAAATTTTTACCTATAAAGAAGTTAAGCCAAACCGAATGGAGAATTACTAAACCATATTTATGTAGTCGATTTATTAATTATAGCGATATGGATGTTTTAAGCGGGATCTTATTTGCGAGAAAATCTTCTTAA
- a CDS encoding class I SAM-dependent methyltransferase: MKILKNEKIESEILSNYIKENFHNCSTKLQILEAGCGRQWAIDLSGLHFELTGIDINQKSLEIRKTKYNDLDTIIIGDLQTVDLEHNKYEVIYNSYVLEHIKNAEKVLNNFFSWLKPDGVLILKIPDGKSVYGFITRITPFKFHIFVRRHIFRKKNAGKPGYGPFPTYYSNIISRDGIRKYCQNKNHTVIAEYGINYYISSLNFFNKVFVTFFVKLISVLSLGRLCSSHNALIYIIKKSTVI, encoded by the coding sequence ATGAAGATATTGAAAAACGAAAAAATAGAAAGTGAGATTCTTTCAAATTATATTAAAGAAAATTTTCATAACTGTTCCACTAAATTACAAATATTGGAAGCGGGGTGTGGCAGGCAGTGGGCCATAGACCTCAGCGGATTACACTTTGAGCTCACTGGCATTGATATCAATCAAAAATCGTTGGAAATCAGAAAAACTAAATATAATGATTTAGATACGATTATAATTGGAGATTTACAAACTGTTGACCTGGAGCATAACAAGTATGAAGTAATATATAATTCATATGTACTTGAACATATAAAAAATGCGGAAAAAGTGTTAAATAATTTCTTTTCCTGGCTAAAACCCGATGGAGTACTCATCTTAAAAATTCCTGATGGGAAATCTGTTTATGGCTTTATAACAAGAATCACACCATTTAAATTTCACATATTTGTCAGGAGGCATATTTTTAGAAAAAAAAATGCTGGTAAACCTGGATACGGTCCATTCCCAACTTATTATAGTAATATAATTTCCAGAGATGGGATACGTAAATACTGTCAGAATAAAAATCATACCGTAATAGCAGAGTACGGTATAAATTATTACATTAGTAGTTTAAATTTTTTTAATAAAGTATTTGTAACGTTTTTTGTAAAGCTCATTTCTGTTTTAT
- a CDS encoding O-antigen ligase family protein — translation MKKNTFAVAFLSLLLAASLLYDIKLAIGMLLMIAGVILILRSETAFIYVYFIAYLVLSSFANRMSFSLSGNQSINLLGILNISMILFFYFKMRDFLQMKSIHWNKNIIYPVILFSLYLLLTAPFTINLAASIRGLTRILSGFSFYLLTYFVVVKDKNVEKKIFKFITAIFIFLLTYGIVEYVTGFNIFHNRFISNIVYLDAYDHEAIQIYNRIRTTFYHPSVYSFALLIFLPLYLYFYVKKKENKYFYGIIVILFLINIFLTFTRITWIAVFSQMLFFLYLFRPKKIMRFVFPLGVIFILMSGQIIARATTVDSSALGRLKLFQFGLDIFKEHPVFGSGLGTYLELAGIAAHGDYMQMFAETGVFGGFGFLIVLLTMIIFAVKNFKECDFAKVSFLMIIGFMVFGLTDNGLSYSHVFWGLLGICNGIIVRNKLEKHQLELEYNAVVWDRSTRIAVL, via the coding sequence ATGAAGAAGAACACTTTTGCGGTAGCATTCCTTTCGCTTTTGCTTGCAGCGTCCCTCTTATATGACATCAAACTCGCTATAGGCATGCTGTTAATGATTGCGGGCGTAATTCTTATTTTACGGAGCGAAACGGCGTTTATCTATGTTTATTTCATAGCATATCTTGTTTTATCCAGCTTCGCTAATAGAATGAGTTTTTCTTTATCAGGAAACCAGAGTATTAATTTACTTGGGATTCTTAATATTTCGATGATACTATTTTTTTATTTTAAGATGAGAGATTTTCTCCAAATGAAATCAATCCACTGGAATAAAAATATCATTTATCCGGTAATTCTCTTTTCTCTATATTTACTGTTAACGGCTCCTTTTACCATAAACCTGGCGGCATCCATCCGGGGATTAACCAGGATACTTTCGGGATTTTCCTTCTATTTATTAACCTATTTTGTTGTTGTTAAGGATAAAAATGTTGAAAAGAAAATATTTAAATTCATTACAGCCATCTTTATTTTTTTACTGACATACGGAATAGTTGAATACGTTACCGGGTTTAATATTTTCCATAATCGTTTCATATCAAATATAGTTTATCTTGATGCTTATGATCATGAGGCCATCCAAATTTACAATAGAATACGGACTACTTTTTATCATCCATCAGTTTATTCCTTCGCTCTCTTAATTTTTTTACCGTTGTACCTTTATTTTTATGTGAAAAAGAAAGAAAACAAGTATTTCTATGGCATTATTGTTATTTTATTTTTGATCAATATATTTTTGACTTTTACCAGAATAACATGGATAGCTGTTTTTTCCCAAATGCTCTTTTTTCTGTATTTGTTCAGGCCTAAAAAGATAATGAGATTTGTTTTTCCTTTAGGAGTAATTTTTATATTAATGTCGGGGCAGATTATCGCCCGGGCTACTACGGTTGATAGTTCTGCCCTAGGAAGATTGAAGTTATTTCAATTTGGACTGGATATCTTCAAAGAACATCCTGTATTTGGCAGTGGTTTAGGAACTTATTTGGAACTAGCTGGTATTGCTGCACATGGGGATTATATGCAAATGTTTGCAGAAACAGGAGTTTTCGGAGGGTTTGGTTTTTTAATTGTATTATTGACGATGATCATTTTTGCAGTAAAAAATTTCAAGGAATGTGATTTTGCGAAAGTTTCGTTTCTGATGATAATTGGCTTTATGGTGTTTGGGTTAACTGATAATGGATTGTCATATAGCCACGTATTCTGGGGATTACTGGGAATATGTAACGGAATAATTGTTCGCAATAAGTTAGAAAAACATCAATTGGAATTAGAGTATAATGCGGTTGTTTGGGATCGGTCAACACGTATAGCCGTGTTATAG
- a CDS encoding glycosyltransferase family 4 protein produces the protein MKIVVLGTRGFPHVQGGVEAHCENLYPQLVEKGHEVIVFTRKPYVDLAISEYKGVTLIPLPCFRNKFLEAFFHTFIGIFAARKISPDILHVHAIGPSLYIPLARFLGLKVVMTNHGPDYKRKKWNILAKAVLKTGERFGSKWANSIICISETIATHVREKYHRYVTVIPNGVIIPQILQSDMMLRKYGLIKRRFLLAVGRFVPEKGFHDLINAFNQLSVQYPYLLTEKWKLVIAGRADHEDSYSAGLKACTQENNNIILTGFVTGKSLQELYSNAGLFVLPSYYEGLPIVLLEALSYGLSCVVSDIPANREVALNNDRFFKVGHVESLVAKIREFINNPLSEAEKTRQISMIREKYNWEKIAAMTMDVYRRVHNGIS, from the coding sequence TTGAAAATTGTAGTTTTGGGTACCCGTGGTTTCCCCCATGTCCAGGGCGGGGTTGAAGCCCATTGTGAAAATCTCTATCCGCAATTGGTTGAAAAAGGGCACGAGGTAATTGTTTTTACCCGAAAACCTTATGTTGATTTAGCGATTTCTGAATATAAAGGGGTAACCCTGATTCCCTTGCCATGCTTCAGGAATAAATTCCTGGAGGCATTTTTTCATACTTTTATCGGAATTTTTGCCGCCAGAAAGATTTCCCCGGATATTCTGCATGTCCATGCAATAGGTCCATCGCTGTATATACCACTTGCCCGTTTTTTGGGATTGAAAGTGGTAATGACCAATCATGGACCCGACTACAAAAGGAAAAAATGGAATATCCTGGCAAAGGCTGTTTTAAAAACAGGTGAAAGATTTGGAAGTAAATGGGCAAATAGTATTATCTGTATTTCTGAAACCATAGCAACGCATGTCAGGGAAAAATATCACCGATATGTAACGGTTATTCCCAATGGGGTAATCATACCACAAATCCTGCAAAGTGATATGATGTTACGAAAATACGGCTTAATTAAAAGAAGATTTTTATTAGCAGTTGGACGCTTTGTGCCGGAAAAAGGGTTCCACGACCTTATCAATGCATTTAACCAGCTTTCAGTTCAGTATCCGTATCTTTTAACAGAAAAGTGGAAGCTGGTTATCGCCGGCAGGGCTGATCATGAAGATTCATATAGCGCTGGTTTAAAAGCATGTACACAGGAAAACAACAATATCATTTTAACTGGTTTTGTAACGGGTAAATCGTTACAGGAATTGTACTCCAACGCCGGTTTGTTTGTGTTGCCTTCATATTATGAGGGATTACCAATAGTTTTATTGGAGGCTTTGAGTTACGGACTTTCATGCGTTGTGTCTGATATACCGGCAAACAGGGAGGTGGCATTAAACAATGATAGATTTTTCAAGGTGGGGCATGTCGAATCTCTTGTTGCAAAGATACGGGAGTTTATTAATAATCCTTTATCCGAAGCAGAAAAAACCCGGCAAATTAGTATGATAAGAGAAAAATACAATTGGGAAAAGATTGCAGCAATGACGATGGATGTATACAGGAGGGTACATAATGGTATTTCTTAA
- a CDS encoding glycosyltransferase → MKILWFPRLQFDIDKLHITTWREMCSKIENLGHDVVIAIAGKQNNEEIYKGKYIPIPIIRIKFLRITSFLITGFFKFIITYCKFIPTVVILDLNTIWFSLPLIFVPKKKRSLIIVDNRTPFYNLTPQESTLRDKFFEFYTKLSYLYCKFFLSGMTMITSYYKQNVCKDFNFGLSTVGVWGSGVDIERFSPQKYKNKDKPLFLKNKFVIMQHGEISYNRGLFETVQAMSMVNKDDVCLVLIGTAIGGSKAKDDILLLINKLNLEKNVFVLPPVPHTEIPQYISYCDCAIMAYPNIEYWNNNNPIKLLEYLAMGKIVICTDMWTFREVMGGKKCAYYLKENRPEAISNAINDCYQNRELLEEWGKEGLEIITERYTWHKQAKNLLDFIEQLNCKQ, encoded by the coding sequence ATGAAAATATTATGGTTTCCCAGGTTGCAGTTTGACATAGATAAATTGCACATAACAACGTGGAGAGAAATGTGCAGCAAAATCGAAAATCTGGGACATGACGTTGTGATTGCAATAGCAGGTAAACAGAATAATGAGGAGATATATAAGGGAAAGTATATTCCTATTCCCATTATACGGATAAAATTCCTTCGGATTACAAGTTTTTTGATAACCGGTTTTTTTAAATTCATAATAACATATTGTAAATTCATTCCCACCGTAGTTATTTTGGATCTCAATACCATTTGGTTTAGCTTGCCACTTATTTTTGTACCTAAAAAAAAACGTTCACTAATCATTGTTGATAACAGAACTCCTTTTTATAATTTAACACCTCAGGAATCTACGTTACGTGATAAATTTTTTGAGTTTTATACAAAACTATCCTATTTATATTGTAAATTTTTCCTTAGCGGAATGACCATGATTACGAGTTATTACAAACAAAATGTTTGTAAAGATTTTAATTTTGGTCTTTCTACAGTAGGGGTATGGGGGTCAGGGGTAGATATTGAGAGGTTCTCGCCTCAAAAATATAAAAATAAGGATAAACCACTTTTCTTGAAAAATAAATTCGTCATAATGCAGCATGGTGAAATATCATACAATAGGGGGTTGTTTGAAACGGTACAAGCGATGAGTATGGTAAATAAAGACGATGTTTGTCTTGTTCTAATTGGAACCGCAATTGGAGGTAGTAAAGCAAAGGATGACATTCTTCTTCTGATCAATAAACTCAACCTGGAAAAGAATGTATTTGTTCTACCACCCGTGCCACATACAGAGATACCTCAGTATATTAGCTATTGTGATTGCGCAATTATGGCATATCCAAATATTGAGTATTGGAATAATAATAATCCCATTAAATTACTGGAATATCTTGCCATGGGAAAAATAGTAATTTGTACGGATATGTGGACTTTCAGAGAGGTAATGGGAGGTAAAAAATGTGCATATTACTTAAAGGAAAACAGGCCTGAGGCTATTTCCAATGCAATAAATGACTGTTACCAAAACAGAGAATTATTGGAAGAGTGGGGTAAGGAAGGTTTGGAAATTATTACAGAAAGATATACCTGGCATAAGCAAGCAAAAAATCTATTGGATTTTATAGAACAATTGAACTGTAAACAATGA
- a CDS encoding sulfotransferase domain-containing protein codes for MAKIQLTDEILPKLKYINKKGLKEGTYYFPDFLIIGPQRTGTTWLSNNLVINPQIFIPFQKEFFFFNALIKKRKEDMYTSDRLEWYSNKFSPRISNVILTYLKYNIKNFMTFKRLEVGNMNLIKCFHSRVMGESTASYAAMEECLINEIVVLNPDIKIIMLIRNPIDRAWSHAKKDLLKWQRKSFPEIKFSDFENFYNDEYILRCGKYTEIIEMWNKYIKQENFFIGVFDDIIKNPKDLLMRIFKFLEVRCNEKVIARFSETVINSTPEKEMPEIHRDYLKKLFENEISKLNKMFNLDW; via the coding sequence ATGGCGAAAATACAACTTACCGATGAAATACTCCCGAAATTAAAATATATTAATAAAAAAGGTTTAAAAGAGGGTACATATTATTTCCCCGATTTTTTAATTATAGGTCCACAGAGGACAGGAACAACCTGGCTTTCTAATAATTTAGTAATTAATCCACAAATATTTATACCATTTCAAAAGGAATTCTTTTTTTTTAATGCACTTATTAAAAAGAGAAAAGAGGACATGTATACCTCAGACAGGCTTGAGTGGTATTCAAATAAATTTTCTCCCAGGATATCAAATGTGATACTAACGTATTTAAAATATAATATTAAGAACTTTATGACATTCAAGAGACTGGAAGTTGGCAATATGAATTTGATAAAATGCTTTCATTCGCGTGTAATGGGTGAATCTACCGCCTCTTATGCAGCGATGGAGGAGTGTTTAATCAATGAGATTGTAGTTTTAAATCCGGACATAAAAATTATTATGCTCATTCGCAATCCTATCGACCGGGCATGGTCACATGCAAAGAAAGATTTATTAAAATGGCAAAGAAAATCTTTTCCTGAAATCAAATTTTCGGATTTTGAAAATTTTTATAACGATGAGTATATACTGCGTTGTGGTAAATATACAGAAATTATAGAAATGTGGAATAAATATATTAAGCAGGAAAATTTCTTTATTGGCGTTTTTGACGATATTATAAAAAATCCTAAAGATTTATTGATGAGAATCTTTAAGTTTCTCGAAGTGCGATGTAATGAGAAGGTTATTGCCAGATTTAGCGAGACCGTAATAAATTCAACTCCCGAAAAAGAAATGCCAGAGATTCACAGGGATTATTTAAAAAAGCTTTTTGAAAACGAAATATCAAAATTGAATAAAATGTTTAATCTGGATTGGTAA